From the Populus nigra chromosome 13, ddPopNigr1.1, whole genome shotgun sequence genome, the window tcttagaattttagttttaaaccgatacttattttgataaaatcatgaCATTTAAGTGATAATCGAAGTGAATGGATGCTAGATTATTAAttcttatatgatttttaacatGTATGTgtctttattttgattatatttgGTCTAATTTGGAACCTACATTGCTGGGTTAGATTTCAATGttctttgtgtgtttttttctatccattttgttcaagaatttttgagttttttgtgtgtttttttatgtttaatctgttttttgtatttgactttgttttttgtttgttttgggtcaaaccataattttttgtttggtttatggtcaaactaaaattttaggGTCAACCTAGTCGGGCCAAAATTAAGCAAAAGAGTTAAGACCCTGTTTGGTTTGCTATGTTTTTGTTaaaggctttttttttgtttaaaggtGTGTTTAGCAAACACCATTTAGgtctattttaataattttattacaaagaaaaataggtttttgcctaaaaaaaattattgcataGGACTAAAAATCCTAAAGTTATTTAAGcacatttcttttaaaaaaaaatctaaaatactttggcatgtttaaaaaaatatattacatgaatttacaacaagtttgaaaaataaaaccgaCTTGTTTGACATAACCCTAGATAGACaaatggttagaaaacacaacattaCATTAGTTTacatcagacaaataaacaatgtagCTTATCTTAGGTCAGACTTatttggggtgttaataccttctaTTTACACAATCAGTCCCCTTACCCATATTCTTAGACCAATTAGGAATTTTAGTGACTAAAATATTAGGTGATGACTCTAATTCTCTTTTTTCTactgataaaaaacaagaactTCTTGTCCTTCCACCTATATCATTCTGACAATCTCGATTTACGAAGATGATCGTTGTGACGTCACACATGTGcaacactcaatataaaaaacGTATAGGTGTCCTTTGATCTATTTGTGTTTAGTTTTAATCATCATTCCTTtaatagcattttttttcccttctagtccttttgtgtgattgaattttttgttcttctaatttcatcctttaatatttaattggttcGGATTTGGACTTCTTTGTTTATCCATATGGGGCGCTTCTAATCTACTGACCTGGGTCACAAGTTTAAGAAGCTAGCACcagttgaaatattttttttttattttattttttaatttcactattcgatattgtttttttttaaaaaacaaattaggcaTGGCGTCTCATGACCTAGGTCGACGGTTTAGCGGATTCACCCATGTTAGCTCAACTTTAATTAATTGGATTACAAGTTTGTTGTGCTAGCTTGAGTTGACTTATGccagattttttatgtttttttttatctcatttcatCATTTGTATTTATTCAGCTAAGAATTGAGTTGCatcttttttcatctttttgaaaaatgttttttcctaGGTTATTGTcttcaaattttctttatttgatatatttattatcgttatctttttttaattatttaattaaaataaaactgacTTATTTAATATAACTAGTTTTATAACctgagttataatttttttttactctttaaaaGAAACTTGTGACATTATACCATAATTTTTTGTGATGGTTCTATGCTCTGGCACATGCCACATCTAATAACTCAAACTAACAGAGGGAATCCTGAACTTAGACAAATATTCAAAGCCAATCATACCTTTTGATGGTacacaaagtttttttaaaaagtaatttgttGCTGCTTGGGCTTGTAAAGCCTAAACGGCAACCTTTGTTCCCTTAATGCTGTTTGGGTCGAGGCCCAAACAATGGCCCCCATGTTATTTAAGCCCGGTCTAAATAAACTACATctcacacttttttttcttctttcttctgcaTGTTCTGATGTATTTTTTCGAGTTTCGAGCTGTAAGAGTATGGTATTGCGCCATATATTTTATGACAAATTTTTTGCAAGTATAAAATTTTATGCGGGCaccatatattttattcaatgttCAACGATACAAACACCACTGAAAGATAATGAAATAGAATGAAACTAGTGTGGGTGAACAACAGTTACCTGTCAGCTACTAAAAATTTCTGCAGAAGCACGCCTAAACAACAGACTGAAACCAATAGCATGACTCTGCACCCCGCAAATTGAAGTCAACGTACCCAAAACTGAAGTACTCTAGTAATTTTCTAACATCATAGTAATAAACAATTGTCATGCATCCCATTTTTATAATCAGTCATGTAGAATTGTAAAGGCCTAAACTAAGTAAATCAATCTGAATCAGTCAAGtatcaaaattatgttttttaatcacTGAAATCAATGGCAATTAATTGCGTTTACTTCACTAAAACGTGTTGCTGAACTGTTAATAAGGGGCTTAAAGACCACTCTCTTTATTGTGTCTTGAACAAAGCAAAAGTACTTGTTTCTCCCATAATGAGTTTCCTCTCAAAATCAACTGTTCTGCTCCTGTTTGTGCTTTGCTGCACCAGCTTCACTTCAACAGGTGTGCAggatcttctccttttcttatgTTAAGGCTTTAGTCTTTCCAATGATGGAGTCTTTAGTTATTACATTTGCTGTTTTTATGCCAATGGGGTTTTAGACTTCAGTCTATTCACAGATTTTGTTGCCTTGAAAGTATGATTATGTCGATGCTAATGGGTTTTCATTGTAGTCCTCAGCCTACTCTACAAAGCTTTTACCATGAATTCGAGTattctatttgggacttcttccTAGCATGATTATTAACTATGAACATACAGCTAACGGGCTTTCACTGCACCAGTGAGCCTTTCCAATTTTACGATCTAAAATCTTAATTTCTACCATGGATTCGAATTCTGTTTTTGGTTTCTTCACTTCAGTATGATTATTCATTATGGAAATACAACTAAAAGGGGAATATCGGACTCTTTTGTATTCCTTTAGGTGGCGCAACATATGATATTATTTTCCTtccaccttttattttcttcttttctgatGGTTTAAAGTTTCTGATAGATTAAAGATAAGATATGATCACAATGTCATTTTAATTGTTGGCTACTACATGTTTTAAGCTCTCAGCCGTTCTCCCTATCAGTTTATGACGTGCCTAATTCCTTCACATAACTACTTTTGCTGCGATTGTCTCCTAACACAAGAACTTGTTTATCAAATTTTCAGAAGCCTATGATGCTCTTGATCCAAATGGGAATATTACAATCAAATGGGACGTTGTGAACTGGACTCCTGATGGCTATGTAGTAAGTATCGATCACTGTACATATATATTCAATCGAATCCCAATTAGAATAGCAGGCAATGGATGCACTCTAAATTTGGTATTTTTGCTAGATTATGTAAAATATCCAGCTGCAGAAGGGTCTTTCAACTCTGTCTTGGACAAGGTGTTTTTTGGGAGGTTATGATGCTATTGATTAATATAATCAGTCCTCCACCATGTGTATTTTTAATGACCATTTTACTTGAGGTCTTGAGAGTTTCTTGAGCCTGGTAGCTTCAATGGTTGTTTACAAGTTTTAGGGCATTAAAGTTTTCCAAAGCCAcgaatcaataataattttggtTATCTTTTCGTTGCAGTAGTTTCATTTGCTAGCATCCATTGAACTCGTAGTTTCTCATGAGCATCTTATATCTTTGGTTTGCTAACATCTTCATGAATGGATAGGCTGTCGTCACAATCTACAACTACCAGCAGTATCGCCACATCGAAGCACCGGGTTGGTTACTAGGATGGACATGGGCAAATAATGAGGTAATATGGAGCATTTTTGGAGGCCAAACAACAGAGCAAGGAAATTGTTCAAGATTCAAAGGTAACATTCCACGTTGCTGTAAGAAGAGTCCAACAGTTGTAGATTTATCGCCGAGAACTCCTCACAACCAAAAGATTGCAAATTGCTGCAAAGGGGGATTAATCAGCTCGATGGTGCAAGATCCAGCTAATGCAGCAAGCTCATTCCAGCTCAGTGTGGGTTCAGCTGGAAATACCAACAAAACAGTCAGGATACCTAAGAACATCACTCTGAATACACCAGGACCTGGTTATACATGTGGTCCTGCAAAAATTGTTAGACCTTCTAAATTTTTATCTGCAGATAAAAGGAGAATCACACAAGCTTTGAGTAAGAACAATAGTACTGAAGAGAGTAGAATTGCctacatgcatttttttttcttatatacaaaatattCCTTGAACCCACAATTGtcttcaaaaaatatgtttgatctcTAAAATATATGCGATTCAATGAATTTTAGTTTGAAGAGCAAATtggaaaaaatcacaaaaccaatgcctgcctgcctgcctcCCTAACTGATTTTAAACCAGCTTCCGTGGTAATGTTGGAATAACTTCTGAAAATTTTGTATTGCAGTGACCTGGAATATTACATGCACATACTCACATTTCCTGACTCACAAGGCTCCTACTTGCTGTGTCTCTCTCTCATCTTTCAACAACAAGGCAATAGCTCCCTGCCCGGCATCTTCTTGTGGCCGCAGAAAAAACAATACAGTTTCAAGGGGTTGTGTGGAGTAAGTTCCCTCCCTGGAATATGCTAGTTTTAGTTTCTTCGAGATATACTAAATTTACTATCACTTTACAATATCCTGTTTGCAGTCCAAAATCACCTCATGTTCCAGGCCACAAGAACATCATCACGCCTCTTGTCCAATGCACGAGCCATATGTGCCCAATCAAAATTCAATGGCATCTTAAGCTCAACTACAAGGATTACTGGAGAGTTACGATCAGAATTACAAATTTGAATTATCATATGAACTATACACAATGGAACTTAATTGTTCAGCACTCCAATTTCGACAATTTGACGCAGGTTTTCGGCTCTAAATACGAAGCATTAACTTCTCTTTCAACTACTAGTAAGTCGCCTATCTCCCTGTGGTTAATCTTACACgcttcattatttattattgcatCTTTTTCATCACTGGAATGAAAGGAAACGGGTTGATTCTCATCATATTGAAACTTTTCGGACACCACAGATGATACTGCCATGCTGTGGGGAATCAAGCACTACAACGACGTGCTGATGCAAGCTGGTCGTTATGGTAAAGTTCATTTAGAGTTGCTTTTCCGAAAAGACAAGGCAACTTTTACTTCCAAGAAGGGCTGGGCCTTCCCTCAGAGAATCTATTTCAATGGCGATAGTTGTGTCATGCCTCCTCCGGATGCCTATCCCCTGGTGGCCTAGTGCTAGTTCGACCACCTTAATTCCTCGCTCCTCGTTTACTCTAATAATGGCTTTCTTAAATTTCCTTTTTTGCACTGGTTTACTTACATAGACTCTCAAGGTTCACTACAAGACGTGGCAATCTGCCTAATCTGAGGGTGTACTGGAAGCCAATAATGGCGAAGACAATGGCTATATGGATGACATCCAGCATTTCAATCAGTTCAAGatgttttgttattattattttaaaaaaattaacattgttATTTGAGTTAGTTTATATTATCTTAACTAATCTTATGGGTTCTGAAGTTAATGAATATATAAATCTcaaataaccttaaaaaaactcgaattcataattattaaaaaaataaattcaagatttgATCTTATCTAAAtgatgttttgttattttaattatttcaatgctGAATGGCTTGTGCCTATATATTGTTGGTATTCGGTGGACGAATTCACTGGCATTTTGACTATATGCTATGAAACTTTAAACCATAAAAAGGAGTCTAAATTTAAATGAGAATTCAATCATGAACATGGAAATTATATCAAAAGCATCCGTTCTGTAGAGAAGACATTTTATGGCCATCAATCTTTCACAATCCTCCCCTTTCGACGTCTGTGACAGGCTATACGAACCTAAACTAGCCTGAGTTAGACTTCAGTCTATTTTTACTTATCCAGGACCTAGCCAGCATCGATCATTGAAGTCGAATTCTGAGCCTGAACTGCAGGCTTTTCGGGCTAGTCTTCAGCCCTATGAAGAGGTTTTTTAGCCGGAACTACGAAAATATTTGCCTTTTATCATCAAACGATCATGTTCAACTAACA encodes:
- the LOC133671342 gene encoding protein COBRA-like, with product MSFLSKSTVLLLFVLCCTSFTSTEAYDALDPNGNITIKWDVVNWTPDGYVAVVTIYNYQQYRHIEAPGWLLGWTWANNEVIWSIFGGQTTEQGNCSRFKGNIPRCCKKSPTVVDLSPRTPHNQKIANCCKGGLISSMVQDPANAASSFQLSVGSAGNTNKTVRIPKNITLNTPGPGYTCGPAKIVRPSKFLSADKRRITQALMTWNITCTYSHFLTHKAPTCCVSLSSFNNKAIAPCPASSCGRRKNNTVSRGCVDPKSPHVPGHKNIITPLVQCTSHMCPIKIQWHLKLNYKDYWRVTIRITNLNYHMNYTQWNLIVQHSNFDNLTQVFGSKYEALTSLSTTNDTAMLWGIKHYNDVLMQAGRYGKVHLELLFRKDKATFTSKKGWAFPQRIYFNGDSCVMPPPDAYPLVA